A genomic segment from Ignavibacteriales bacterium encodes:
- a CDS encoding AAA family ATPase, protein MAILKPLKHKELKPEELRWKCDPTIFEFESTEDIDPIEGIIGQERALKAIRMGVDLRSPGYNIYIAGLSGSGKATTVKKMLEKISTDCPRLYDYAYVNNFKDPDQPLLIKFHKGQAKEFKQDLNSAIEVLKQRIPIALESELYLSRKKNIVEEYNQKEQELMEAFDKELRIKGFSLGQIKVGEQIRPDIIPLIDNQPIPVFQLEELIKQKKLTKEDAQKIILDYNEQQPKLQIVFKKGLKISQEFQEKLQKLEKESAEVIVRGIFEGLKEKYNSNSALEHLTIVEENILDNVQIFKGIKSEGEITQEGLIIDYFREYDLNIILDNTETNECPVIVETNPTYTNLFGTIEKVSDGKGNWYSDFTNIKAGSMLRANGGYLVLNVMHLFEEPGVWKSLKRILTYSKLEIQESPHQFSMSSSSLKPQPIDIDTKVILIGSQMIYAYLSEREYDFKKMFKVKADFDYEIVRSDSVIKEYVQVIKKLIKQEKLKEFDKSAIAQLLEISAIMAGRQSKLTLRFSQIADIAREASFWASDDGFNIVSAAHVEKAYQFARERHGMLEDKVTEMFENKTFLIDTDGERVGQINALAVYNADFYSFGRPTRITATVSLGSGTIINVEREAGMSGRHYNKGVLIISGYFRETFGQDQPLSFNANLVFEQSYGMVDGDSASCTEIFALLSTLSGLPIKQSLAVTGSLNQKGDVQPIGGVNEKIEGFFDICKLNGFTGNQGVIIPIQNVKDLMLREDVIAAVRKGVFHIYPITRVEEGIEILTGIKAGTKTEKGYEEGSVFYKVENKIKELYAKSRSIKVNNSEELIRKKSTNIKKKPTTKKSENNNPRKRIK, encoded by the coding sequence ATGGCGATTCTAAAACCCCTTAAACATAAAGAACTGAAACCAGAAGAACTACGATGGAAATGCGATCCAACAATATTTGAGTTTGAATCTACTGAAGATATTGACCCCATTGAAGGGATAATTGGCCAGGAGCGTGCGTTAAAAGCAATCAGAATGGGTGTGGATTTACGCAGCCCTGGATACAACATTTACATTGCTGGATTATCAGGTTCAGGAAAAGCTACTACTGTAAAAAAAATGTTAGAAAAAATTAGTACTGATTGTCCCAGGCTTTATGATTATGCCTATGTAAATAATTTTAAGGATCCTGATCAACCACTGCTTATCAAATTCCATAAAGGCCAGGCCAAAGAATTTAAGCAAGATCTTAATTCAGCTATTGAAGTTTTAAAACAAAGGATTCCCATTGCACTTGAAAGTGAACTTTATCTATCCCGAAAAAAAAATATTGTTGAGGAGTACAATCAAAAAGAACAAGAGTTGATGGAAGCTTTTGATAAGGAGTTGAGAATAAAAGGATTTTCTTTAGGACAAATTAAAGTTGGGGAACAGATTAGACCTGATATTATTCCTTTAATTGATAATCAACCAATTCCTGTTTTTCAATTAGAAGAACTTATAAAACAAAAAAAATTAACCAAAGAGGATGCACAGAAAATTATTCTTGACTACAACGAGCAGCAACCAAAGCTACAAATCGTTTTTAAAAAAGGATTAAAGATCAGCCAAGAGTTTCAGGAAAAACTACAGAAGCTTGAAAAAGAAAGCGCAGAGGTTATAGTTCGCGGCATATTTGAGGGATTAAAAGAAAAATATAATTCTAATTCTGCTCTAGAACACCTAACCATAGTTGAAGAAAATATTTTAGACAATGTTCAAATATTTAAAGGTATAAAATCAGAAGGAGAAATTACGCAGGAAGGATTAATAATAGATTATTTTCGAGAATATGATTTGAATATAATTCTTGATAATACCGAAACAAATGAATGCCCTGTTATTGTAGAAACTAATCCAACATACACAAACTTATTTGGTACGATAGAAAAAGTTAGCGATGGCAAAGGAAACTGGTACAGCGATTTTACAAATATTAAAGCGGGATCGATGTTGCGTGCAAACGGTGGATATTTAGTTTTAAACGTAATGCACTTGTTTGAAGAACCCGGTGTATGGAAATCTTTAAAACGCATACTTACATACAGCAAGTTAGAAATACAGGAATCTCCACATCAGTTTTCAATGTCATCATCATCACTAAAACCACAACCAATTGATATAGATACAAAGGTTATTTTGATTGGTAGTCAAATGATATACGCATATTTAAGTGAACGTGAGTATGATTTTAAGAAAATGTTTAAAGTAAAAGCTGATTTTGATTATGAAATTGTTAGAAGTGATAGTGTTATTAAAGAATATGTCCAGGTTATCAAAAAATTAATCAAACAAGAAAAACTGAAAGAGTTTGATAAATCAGCGATTGCACAACTTTTAGAAATTAGTGCAATAATGGCAGGTAGACAGAGCAAACTAACATTACGCTTTTCTCAAATTGCAGACATCGCTCGCGAGGCAAGTTTTTGGGCCTCGGATGATGGTTTTAATATTGTATCTGCCGCACATGTGGAAAAGGCATACCAGTTTGCACGTGAAAGACATGGAATGCTTGAAGATAAAGTAACTGAAATGTTTGAGAATAAAACTTTCTTGATTGATACGGATGGAGAAAGAGTTGGACAAATAAATGCCTTAGCAGTTTACAATGCAGATTTTTATTCGTTCGGAAGACCAACAAGAATTACAGCAACTGTTTCTTTAGGAAGCGGCACCATAATTAACGTAGAGCGCGAAGCAGGAATGAGTGGTAGACACTACAACAAAGGTGTACTAATTATTTCCGGATATTTCAGAGAAACTTTTGGACAAGATCAACCATTATCATTTAATGCTAATCTTGTGTTTGAACAATCTTACGGAATGGTTGATGGAGACAGCGCTTCGTGTACAGAGATATTTGCACTACTTTCCACATTATCAGGATTACCAATCAAGCAATCATTAGCCGTTACAGGCTCGTTAAATCAAAAAGGTGATGTTCAACCAATTGGTGGAGTTAATGAAAAGATAGAAGGCTTTTTTGATATTTGTAAGTTGAATGGATTTACAGGAAATCAAGGTGTTATTATTCCAATCCAAAATGTTAAAGATCTTATGCTGCGCGAAGATGTGATAGCCGCTGTACGAAAAGGTGTTTTTCATATTTATCCAATAACGCGCGTGGAAGAAGGAATTGAAATTCTTACAGGTATAAAAGCTGGAACTAAAACTGAAAAAGGTTATGAAGAAGGTTCTGTTTTTTATAAAGTAGAAAATAAGATAAAAGAGTTATATGCTAAATCGCGTTCAATAAAAGTCAATAATTCGGAAGAACTAATAAGGAAGAAATCCACCAATATCAAAAAGAAACCAACAACAAAAAAAAGTGAGAATAATAATCCACGGAAAAGAATTAAATAA
- the pyk gene encoding pyruvate kinase produces the protein MDAISQTNAKTKILATLGPATQDVNAIRQLILAGIDGVRLNLSHGSYDFFEETFNSVHIACLEENTPLAVLVDVQGPKIRIGELEQPSVELITGNFIEITIADIKGNEKIISTSYKQLIGDAQIEDQILINDGLIRLKVKTKKEKSLVCEIINGGTLTPKKGMNLPGMNLSTPSITEKDFKDLEFVIKHRVDYIALSFVRSANDVVELKKWLAEKGKNIPVIAKIEKKEAVDNLFEIILAADGIMVARGDLGVELPPQEVPVLQKSIIRQCNAMGKLVITATQMLESMINSPVPTRAEASDVANAVWDGTDVVMLSAETSVGKFPFHTVQIMNDIIKNAEQHDEDRVNNYFISPDSLQEKLFDSVGKAIVEISKQINAQAIVVFTFEGRTARIISKYKPESKIIAISNSFETMNNLCLRWGVTSVYREKIDKEHLAIDDAKELILNSGLAKKGDLVIFTAGAPYSEKSRANWLRFEVL, from the coding sequence ATGGATGCAATATCGCAAACTAATGCAAAGACTAAAATACTTGCTACTCTCGGTCCAGCAACCCAAGATGTTAATGCAATAAGACAATTAATTTTAGCAGGAATTGATGGGGTAAGATTAAACTTGTCACATGGATCGTATGATTTTTTTGAAGAAACTTTTAATTCGGTTCACATCGCCTGCTTAGAAGAGAACACGCCTCTTGCTGTTCTTGTTGATGTTCAAGGTCCAAAAATAAGAATTGGAGAATTAGAACAGCCAAGTGTAGAATTAATAACTGGAAATTTCATTGAAATTACGATAGCTGACATCAAAGGGAATGAAAAAATTATTTCTACATCTTACAAGCAATTAATTGGCGATGCTCAAATCGAAGATCAGATCTTGATTAATGATGGCTTGATACGCCTAAAAGTAAAAACTAAAAAAGAAAAATCACTAGTTTGTGAAATCATAAATGGTGGAACTTTAACACCTAAAAAAGGAATGAATCTTCCAGGAATGAATTTATCTACTCCTTCAATAACTGAAAAAGATTTTAAAGACCTGGAATTTGTGATTAAACATCGTGTTGACTATATCGCATTATCATTTGTTAGAAGCGCAAATGACGTGGTTGAACTAAAAAAATGGCTGGCTGAAAAAGGAAAAAACATTCCCGTAATTGCAAAAATTGAAAAGAAGGAAGCCGTTGATAACCTTTTTGAAATAATTTTAGCCGCCGATGGAATAATGGTTGCCAGAGGAGATTTAGGTGTTGAGCTACCCCCACAAGAAGTACCTGTGCTGCAAAAATCAATTATTCGGCAGTGCAATGCGATGGGTAAACTTGTAATAACGGCAACACAAATGTTAGAGTCGATGATTAACTCACCGGTTCCAACACGCGCAGAGGCTTCGGATGTTGCTAACGCGGTATGGGATGGAACTGACGTTGTGATGTTAAGTGCTGAAACTTCCGTGGGAAAATTTCCGTTTCACACAGTTCAAATTATGAACGATATTATTAAGAATGCAGAACAGCACGATGAAGACAGAGTCAACAATTATTTTATTTCTCCAGATAGTCTTCAGGAAAAACTTTTTGATTCAGTCGGTAAAGCGATTGTTGAAATAAGTAAACAAATTAATGCTCAGGCAATTGTTGTTTTTACTTTTGAGGGACGAACCGCTAGAATAATTTCTAAGTATAAGCCGGAATCAAAAATTATCGCAATATCAAATAGTTTTGAAACAATGAATAATCTTTGTTTACGATGGGGTGTTACATCAGTTTACAGAGAAAAAATTGATAAAGAACACCTGGCAATTGATGACGCTAAAGAATTAATACTTAATTCCGGACTTGCTAAAAAAGGTGATCTTGTTATCTTTACGGCTGGTGCACCCTATTCAGAAAAAAGCAGAGCAAATTGGCTAAGATTTGAAGTATTATAG
- the amrS gene encoding AmmeMemoRadiSam system radical SAM enzyme, producing the protein MIKNEMKEALWWHNIDRNKILCTLCPRYCEIGQGQSGFCYIRQNIDGELFTLGYGKPTGFVIDPIEKKPLNHFLPSSKILSFGTAGCNLGCKFCQNWSISKAKLDEISSLTASPEDVVMLAKKYSTPSIAFTYNDPTIFGEYVIDISQLAKEENIKSVMVTAGYIDKDARKDVYRFIDAANVDLKGFTERFYFKNTISHLADVLDTLIWLKNETNVWMEITTLLIPDENDSDEEIKNECNWILNNLGENVPLHFTAFHPDFKMINKTPTPHSTLLRAKDIATKMGINYCYVGNVNDIKNQSTYCAKCGSLSIERNWHETKIVNLENDKCIKCGNKLPGIYS; encoded by the coding sequence ATGATTAAAAACGAAATGAAAGAAGCCCTATGGTGGCACAATATTGATCGGAATAAAATTTTGTGTACCCTGTGCCCGCGCTATTGTGAAATTGGCCAAGGCCAATCAGGTTTCTGTTACATTCGTCAAAACATCGATGGGGAATTATTTACTTTAGGATATGGTAAGCCGACAGGATTTGTAATTGATCCCATAGAGAAAAAGCCCTTAAATCATTTTCTTCCTTCCTCAAAAATTTTAAGCTTCGGGACTGCTGGATGCAATTTAGGATGTAAGTTTTGTCAGAATTGGTCAATTAGTAAAGCGAAGCTAGATGAAATAAGCTCTTTAACTGCGTCACCAGAAGATGTAGTTATGCTTGCAAAAAAATATTCAACTCCATCAATTGCTTTTACTTATAATGATCCAACAATATTTGGTGAATATGTGATTGATATTTCACAACTTGCGAAGGAAGAAAATATTAAATCAGTTATGGTAACAGCTGGTTACATCGATAAAGATGCACGCAAAGATGTTTATAGATTTATTGATGCTGCTAATGTTGATTTAAAGGGATTTACAGAAAGGTTTTATTTTAAGAATACAATTTCGCACTTGGCAGATGTTTTGGATACATTGATATGGCTTAAGAATGAAACGAATGTTTGGATGGAGATAACAACACTACTAATACCAGATGAGAATGATTCTGATGAAGAAATAAAAAATGAGTGCAATTGGATTCTAAATAATCTTGGAGAAAATGTCCCATTACATTTTACTGCATTTCATCCTGATTTTAAAATGATAAATAAAACACCCACACCACACTCAACATTATTACGAGCAAAAGATATCGCAACTAAAATGGGAATCAACTATTGCTATGTTGGAAATGTAAATGATATAAAAAATCAATCTACATACTGCGCAAAATGCGGAAGTTTATCAATCGAAAGAAATTGGCATGAAACAAAAATCGTTAATTTGGAAAATGATAAGTGTATAAAATGCGGGAATAAATTGCCCGGAATATATTCATAA
- a CDS encoding SDR family NAD(P)-dependent oxidoreductase produces MLNLENKTVFITGASSGIGKSCAIEFAKLKANLILSARRLDRLKILADDLEKEYQIKVKSLEVDVRKFEDVQNKFESLESEWKQIDILVNNAGLARGFEKVYEGNLSDWDEMIDTNLKGLLNVTRVVSPIMVEKQSGHIINIGSTAGHEVYTYGNVYSATKFAVKSLTQSFRLDLLDKGIKVSSVDPGMVQTEFSKVRFSGDEQRAEQVYKGLTPLSPNDVAEAVVFCATRPKNVNINEVILTPIQQASSTQVYRK; encoded by the coding sequence ATGTTAAATCTTGAAAATAAGACTGTATTTATAACAGGTGCTTCATCTGGAATTGGAAAATCTTGTGCTATTGAGTTTGCAAAACTAAAAGCAAATCTAATATTATCAGCGCGAAGATTAGATAGATTGAAAATTCTAGCTGATGATCTTGAAAAGGAATATCAAATAAAAGTAAAAAGTCTTGAAGTTGATGTGCGAAAGTTTGAAGATGTACAAAATAAATTTGAATCATTAGAATCGGAATGGAAGCAAATTGATATTCTTGTTAACAATGCAGGTTTAGCACGAGGTTTCGAGAAAGTTTATGAGGGAAACCTTTCTGATTGGGATGAAATGATCGATACAAATTTAAAAGGATTACTAAATGTAACTCGTGTGGTCTCACCAATAATGGTGGAAAAACAAAGCGGACATATTATAAATATCGGATCAACTGCCGGGCACGAAGTTTATACATACGGCAATGTTTATTCAGCTACTAAATTTGCAGTTAAATCTTTAACACAATCTTTTCGGTTAGATCTGCTTGATAAAGGTATAAAGGTTAGCAGTGTTGATCCAGGGATGGTACAAACAGAGTTTAGTAAAGTAAGATTTTCTGGGGATGAACAAAGAGCCGAACAAGTTTATAAAGGTCTCACGCCGCTTTCACCAAATGATGTTGCTGAAGCAGTTGTATTTTGTGCAACACGTCCAAAAAATGTAAATATTAATGAAGTGATACTCACTCCAATTCAACAAGCTTCATCAACACAAGTTTACAGAAAATAA
- a CDS encoding threonylcarbamoyl-AMP synthase: MEFFELHPQTPQIRFISKAVDVLKSGGIIIFPTDTYYGLGCDLFNREGIEQILALKNETDTKLFSFICSDLKDISKYAKVSDYAYRTMKHLLPGPYTFILPAARVIPKKLWSKRKTVGIRVPDHSVTMQIVKELGNPIASTSATTRLGEPLFDPFEIKNIFNSRIDLMLASSSMSFEPSSVVDLSGEEPEIIREGAGDVSLFR; this comes from the coding sequence ATGGAATTTTTCGAGCTACATCCACAAACGCCACAAATAAGATTTATTAGCAAAGCTGTTGACGTCTTGAAGAGTGGTGGCATCATTATTTTTCCCACTGACACTTATTATGGGCTCGGATGCGATTTATTTAACAGGGAAGGAATTGAACAAATTCTTGCTCTAAAAAATGAAACCGATACAAAGTTGTTTAGTTTTATCTGCTCTGATTTGAAAGACATTTCAAAATATGCTAAAGTTTCTGATTACGCTTATCGAACAATGAAACATCTTTTACCCGGTCCATACACATTTATCTTACCAGCCGCCAGAGTTATACCTAAAAAATTATGGAGCAAAAGAAAAACTGTTGGAATAAGAGTTCCAGATCATTCTGTTACTATGCAAATCGTAAAGGAGTTAGGTAATCCGATTGCAAGTACAAGTGCAACCACAAGACTTGGCGAACCATTATTTGATCCATTTGAAATTAAAAACATTTTTAATTCTCGTATAGATCTGATGCTTGCTTCTAGCTCTATGAGTTTTGAACCTTCAAGCGTTGTAGATTTAAGTGGAGAAGAACCCGAAATTATAAGAGAGGGTGCAGGAGATGTAAGTTTATTCAGATAG
- the rpmB gene encoding 50S ribosomal protein L28 has product MARRCQVTGVSPVAGNHISHAHNHTKTRFLPNLQKKRIWVQELNRFVTIKLTTSAIKTISKKGTAHIAKLVSDKKIKVR; this is encoded by the coding sequence ATGGCTAGAAGATGCCAAGTAACAGGTGTAAGTCCGGTAGCCGGAAATCACATATCGCACGCACACAATCATACAAAGACTAGATTTTTACCAAACCTTCAGAAAAAAAGAATTTGGGTTCAAGAATTAAATAGATTTGTTACTATTAAACTTACAACGAGTGCGATAAAAACTATAAGTAAAAAAGGCACGGCACATATTGCAAAACTTGTAAGTGATAAAAAAATTAAAGTTAGATAG
- a CDS encoding 50S ribosomal protein L9 has protein sequence MKVILRQDFETLGKIGEVVDVKAGYARNFLLPRGLAYIALKGNMRALEEEKKSVEKRNLQELKAAETLAAELETVSVTIPVQVGEEDKIFGTVTTQMIADALKEKGHDIDKRKVEIEEPIKALGIYGVSVKIHQSVNAKIKVWVVRE, from the coding sequence ATGAAAGTAATCTTAAGACAAGACTTTGAAACCTTAGGCAAAATAGGCGAAGTTGTTGATGTAAAGGCTGGTTATGCAAGAAACTTTCTTTTACCTAGAGGGTTAGCTTATATTGCACTGAAAGGCAATATGAGAGCTCTTGAAGAAGAAAAGAAATCAGTTGAAAAACGCAATTTGCAAGAACTAAAAGCCGCTGAAACTCTTGCTGCTGAACTTGAAACAGTATCGGTAACAATACCTGTTCAAGTTGGTGAAGAGGATAAAATCTTTGGAACCGTAACAACACAAATGATTGCAGATGCACTTAAGGAAAAGGGTCATGATATAGACAAAAGAAAAGTTGAAATTGAAGAACCAATTAAGGCTCTTGGCATTTATGGTGTAAGTGTAAAAATCCACCAGAGTGTTAATGCTAAAATTAAAGTATGGGTTGTTCGAGAGTAA
- a CDS encoding 30S ribosomal protein S18, translated as MKKEVKTKKVCRFTQNGIKYIDYKDVKLLQKFTTEQGKIIPKRITGTSSKYQRELAVAIKRARHMALLPYVSDTVR; from the coding sequence ATGAAGAAAGAAGTTAAAACAAAAAAAGTCTGTAGGTTTACTCAAAACGGTATTAAATATATCGATTATAAAGATGTAAAACTTTTACAGAAATTTACCACCGAACAGGGTAAGATTATTCCTAAAAGAATAACCGGAACCAGTTCAAAGTATCAACGTGAATTAGCTGTGGCTATTAAACGTGCAAGACACATGGCTCTTTTGCCCTATGTTTCGGATACAGTTAGATAG
- a CDS encoding single-stranded DNA-binding protein: protein MADLKMPEINYVIVAGNLTKDPIFRETTNGTPVVNFSIASNRKFKDSTNQWQEDVCYVGVVAWNKLAESCRDRLRKGSAVLVDGELQSRSWKSEDGHNRSIVEIKARRIQFLNKRLVGSDGNGSVEEDDLSIAVDDSIDYTEDSFDKFLSEEESSLIKQSGNGNEERS from the coding sequence ATGGCTGATTTGAAAATGCCGGAAATTAATTATGTTATTGTAGCCGGAAATCTTACTAAGGATCCAATTTTTAGAGAAACAACAAATGGCACTCCTGTAGTAAATTTTTCTATCGCTTCAAACAGAAAATTTAAAGACAGTACAAATCAATGGCAGGAAGATGTTTGTTATGTTGGAGTTGTTGCTTGGAATAAGCTTGCTGAAAGCTGCCGAGACAGACTAAGAAAAGGATCTGCAGTTCTTGTTGATGGTGAATTGCAAAGCCGAAGCTGGAAATCCGAGGATGGACATAACAGAAGTATAGTAGAAATAAAAGCTAGAAGAATCCAATTTCTTAATAAAAGGTTGGTTGGATCAGATGGTAATGGTTCAGTTGAAGAAGATGATCTTAGCATTGCAGTAGATGATTCAATCGATTATACAGAGGATTCTTTTGATAAGTTTTTATCTGAAGAAGAATCAAGTTTAATAAAACAATCAGGTAATGGAAATGAAGAAAGAAGTTAA
- the rpsF gene encoding 30S ribosomal protein S6 gives MRTGIYESAVLINAALDDQQIDSILTRINDVITNNGGQIRELDNWGRKRLAYPVEKSKIGYYAIYRFEAPSDIVAKLERIYSLDEQILRYVTLKLNNDAIEQLDKNKTLSSTIKDEIVTEAVEVKAPEEAADTNNEEK, from the coding sequence ATGAGAACAGGTATTTATGAAAGTGCCGTTCTGATAAATGCTGCGTTAGATGATCAGCAAATCGACTCAATTCTTACCAGAATTAATGACGTTATAACTAACAATGGCGGACAGATACGCGAACTTGATAACTGGGGACGCAAACGTCTTGCCTATCCGGTTGAGAAAAGTAAAATTGGTTATTACGCCATTTACAGATTTGAAGCCCCAAGTGATATCGTTGCAAAGTTGGAAAGAATATATTCGCTAGATGAACAAATCTTACGATATGTTACCCTTAAACTTAATAATGATGCAATTGAGCAGCTTGATAAAAACAAAACCCTTTCATCCACAATCAAAGATGAGATAGTAACAGAAGCTGTTGAAGTTAAAGCCCCTGAAGAAGCGGCCGACACTAATAATGAAGAAAAGTAA
- a CDS encoding sodium-translocating pyrophosphatase has translation MDLIFHVIPLFGVVALIYTFWRSRWISKQDAGNEKMQIIAGHIAEGAMAFLKAEYKVLIFFVIVVAILLAYSGANSADSSPLVGLSFVVGAFCSALAGFIGMRVATKANVRTTQAARTSIGKALEIAFAGGSVMGLGVVGLGVLGLGGLMIIYGDMYGMSTQENLTKVITIITGFSFGASSIALFARVGGGIYTKAADVGADLVGKVEAGIPEDHHLNPATIADNVGDNVGDVAGMGADLFESYVGSIVGTMVLGAAFFLTPEFGIKFSGLGAVLLPLVLASVGIIASIIGTFFVKVKEGGDPQKALNTGNIVAGVLMIAASWFIIKWLLPENWYFQDPLYQWADPVKGNFYTSTGIFIATVVGIISGAMIGMITEYYTGSGKGPVISITRQSVTGAATNIIAGLSVGMISTALPIIVLAFAIIVAFNFGGLYGIAIAAVGMLSILGIQLAVDAYGPISDNAGGIAEMAELPKEVRSRTDKLDAVGNTTAAIGKGFAIGSAALTALALFGAYMTSAKLSSIDISKAVVMSGLLMGAMIPFLFSALAMQAVGKAAMAMIEEVRRQFNTIPQLKAALGVMKKNDGVEHSKWSKEDIGIFEEAEGKAEYGKCVEISTNSAIKQMVLPGLLAVVIPILVGFLGDKEMLGGLIAGVTVSGVLMAIFQANAGGAWDNAKKMFEEGIEINGQMYYKGSDAHKAAVVGDTVGDPFKDTSGPSLNILLKLMSVVALVIAPLIR, from the coding sequence ATGGATTTAATATTTCATGTCATTCCACTTTTTGGTGTAGTTGCATTAATTTATACTTTTTGGCGTTCAAGATGGATATCTAAACAAGATGCTGGAAATGAAAAAATGCAAATTATTGCCGGACATATAGCCGAAGGTGCAATGGCATTCTTAAAAGCTGAGTACAAAGTATTAATCTTTTTTGTAATTGTTGTTGCTATTCTGTTAGCTTATAGCGGCGCAAACTCAGCTGATTCATCTCCTCTTGTGGGTTTATCCTTTGTGGTTGGTGCATTTTGCTCGGCACTCGCAGGATTTATAGGAATGCGAGTTGCTACTAAAGCAAATGTTAGAACAACTCAGGCTGCAAGAACAAGTATTGGTAAAGCTTTAGAAATCGCTTTCGCCGGTGGTTCCGTTATGGGTTTAGGTGTTGTTGGATTAGGTGTTTTAGGGCTTGGTGGATTAATGATTATCTATGGTGATATGTACGGTATGTCAACTCAAGAAAATCTTACAAAAGTAATTACAATTATAACAGGATTTTCTTTTGGAGCCTCTTCAATTGCACTTTTTGCACGTGTTGGTGGTGGAATTTATACTAAAGCAGCTGACGTTGGTGCCGATTTAGTTGGTAAAGTTGAAGCTGGTATTCCTGAAGATCATCATTTAAACCCTGCTACAATAGCAGATAATGTAGGTGATAATGTTGGTGATGTTGCTGGAATGGGTGCCGATCTTTTTGAATCATACGTTGGATCAATTGTTGGAACTATGGTTCTTGGTGCCGCATTCTTTTTAACTCCTGAGTTCGGAATAAAGTTTAGCGGACTCGGCGCTGTTCTTTTACCATTAGTTCTCGCGAGTGTGGGAATTATTGCATCAATTATAGGAACCTTCTTTGTTAAAGTAAAAGAAGGTGGCGATCCTCAAAAAGCTCTTAATACCGGAAACATTGTTGCAGGAGTTTTAATGATAGCTGCATCCTGGTTTATCATAAAATGGTTGTTGCCCGAAAACTGGTATTTTCAAGACCCATTATATCAATGGGCAGATCCGGTTAAAGGAAATTTTTATACGTCAACCGGAATATTTATCGCAACTGTTGTTGGAATTATCTCCGGGGCAATGATCGGAATGATTACTGAATATTATACAGGTAGTGGAAAAGGTCCTGTAATTAGTATAACCCGACAGTCTGTTACAGGTGCTGCGACTAACATCATTGCAGGTTTAAGCGTTGGTATGATTTCTACCGCCCTACCTATTATTGTATTAGCATTTGCAATTATCGTTGCCTTTAACTTTGGTGGACTTTATGGAATCGCTATAGCTGCTGTTGGTATGCTTTCAATTCTTGGTATTCAACTTGCGGTTGATGCTTATGGTCCTATATCTGATAATGCCGGTGGAATTGCTGAAATGGCTGAACTTCCCAAAGAAGTCAGATCGAGAACTGATAAATTAGACGCAGTAGGAAACACCACTGCTGCAATTGGAAAAGGTTTTGCTATCGGATCAGCTGCGCTTACAGCACTTGCTTTGTTTGGTGCTTATATGACCTCAGCCAAATTATCCTCCATAGATATCTCTAAAGCAGTTGTTATGTCCGGATTGTTGATGGGTGCTATGATACCATTTTTATTTTCTGCACTTGCAATGCAAGCGGTTGGAAAAGCCGCAATGGCGATGATTGAAGAAGTTAGAAGACAGTTCAATACAATTCCGCAATTAAAGGCTGCACTTGGCGTGATGAAAAAAAATGATGGAGTTGAGCATTCAAAATGGTCTAAAGAAGATATTGGAATATTTGAGGAAGCAGAAGGAAAAGCCGAATATGGTAAATGTGTTGAAATTTCAACTAATTCAGCAATTAAACAAATGGTGCTGCCCGGTCTTTTGGCGGTTGTTATACCAATTTTAGTTGGTTTTCTTGGGGATAAAGAGATGCTTGGCGGTCTTATTGCTGGTGTTACTGTTTCTGGAGTATTAATGGCAATATTTCAGGCAAATGCAGGTGGTGCTTGGGATAACGCTAAAAAAATGTTTGAAGAAGGAATTGAGATTAACGGACAAATGTATTATAAAGGCTCCGATGCTCATAAAGCTGCTGTTGTTGGCGATACAGTTGGTGATCCATTTAAAGATACATCAGGTCCATCACTTAATATTTTACTCAAATTAATGTCAGTGGTTGCGCTTGTAATTGCACCTTTAATTAGGTAA